The nucleotide window GTATGCATTCAAATTGACATGTTGTGTGCAAAAGGTggtttttaaaagatatatataaaaaaaaactacaatactATAAAAGGAAGGTCATTCAGAATGTATTTAGCATGTGGATGTATGAACAaaaggttcgaaagaattaattcttaattcagttttcaaaatcaaatataaacaattgcATTAAAACATTCAGCATGAAGTAATTCATTGTCTTAATTACTTAGTACTGCAAACGTATTGTATTCATTCCTTTaggaattcattctttattgaATTAATTCCTTGCTGAAACCCTTATAAAATagctttcaaaaatgtattgatTCAATTCAAATCTTTTACAAAAAGTCTTTAGACAAtttgattcaattcattttttaaattattaaaagcaaaatataaactgaatgaagaattttgaaattgaatttgtaatatatttgaattaacaataatttaatcattcaaaggttgaattTAACGATAAAAGGATGaattcgatttaaataaaagctaaaaaaaattgattttgggaatggatttatgtaATGCATGGCTGAAATATTGTAATtccgaattaaaattttactgattaagctgaaattgaatttattaattcaaagttctgttatgaacaaacaaataatttatactttgtacttaataaatgtttaaaacaaatacagataaattaattgctaaaaactatagaaaacaaacagggaaataaatacatatcattagttttgtttaagaaaataagTATGTTTGCTAAAATTAGGAAAGAAACCACTgataaaaatctaataattcaaaatgtttatgtacttattttattttttattatttttgcaaaacacATTCTACAACATCCAATCATTTGAAgaaaatacacaatattttgatAATGACCATGATGAAGTATTATAAGCAAATGGTGGTACACATGAGCAATATGTAGTATGGTCTGGGTTTTCAGTTGGTTCGTTATAGTGACTAACTTTTGAGAAAAATCTAGGAAATcactttttgataaaaatctaGGAAGTTTTCTATTGCTTGGGATATAATAGTATGATAATGTATAGTTATGAATGTAAAATTGAACTGTCATTAGGAAACAAACTGTTTTCtatatctatatacatatatgaaaatgaaatggTTCATGTATGTAAtttcatcacgtgagaacggctgtagtgatttttattcgatggttttcaggagatggtttgcaaagaaaaaaaattcaaaaattccaggTAAAACTcgggatttttttttgagtccagtcaactgtaataaaaaagttccctaaagtatgcagtacaaatttagatattttatttgcaaataaataagaacaggcaggtgtatgtgggttggaaaaacttgaagaactaacattagtaaatgcaaccggaatgacccgagttcactcggccaagggctgtcaactcagcaatcactgctgctacaacaacaacaactaatcTTCTtcccaataaaataaaacaactttcaACATGTAGAACTTATTACCCTTTATATTTAAAGCTTCTTAAACAAACTAGCTAGATGAATGTAAACATTAATgatttttgaaaagattttgTGTACGTTATTGTTTCATTTCTTTTGTGGGTTTCAGTTTCCTATTTTGTTGTTACTTTTTGGGGGAATATCATCAGTTGTTCGTATGTGTGTTTCTCGCTTTGtgtattatttttgcaaaacaaatgtacacaaaaattaatatttttatttaagtgtgTTTATGGCAAACAGATAAGTGCAATAAACTTTgtgaattcaaaaataaatgtaCGTGTTACAAGGgacttatgtacatatattaataTGATGTGGGTGTGATAAGTAGTACATACTATGAATTTGTGGTTGacaaatttgatttgaaaagtTTGTTTATTTAGCGAAATCGTTTTGTACGAAATCATAAAAGGggataaataataaacattaattttttattaattttcaataaaaaatatgaatataattGTATTTCGACTTGATCGGATTCATTAACTTTGGATGATGAGCCATCATGTTTCACTGGTTTTCAGAATTCAGTGGTGGTTTCCTTAAGGACCCTCACAAGCTGCATTCAAATTACTtccgaacaccaccttcacgaggaaactAAGGTTCTAACGGTCAAGGAACACAACTTCATATTGACGCAACAGTTcttctgggatgtcaccggAAGAGTCATCCAAATTTCGACATCACACAGTTGAAGTCCCGAGGCAGGTCAGACGAGACCTACGTATATACATACTGAGGTATGTGCATAATCCATCCATTTATGGACTTATCCTGTCGAAGTAGCACAATTCCTTATACTTGAACTACATGCATAACCAccagattaaatattgtaaaattgtttatcatgTTACAACAACAAAGTGATGATCATTCATGATGATAACAAAGGGAaatgttgatgtttttttttattaaaaaaaaattacatcaaATTGGGATTTCATTTTGGCTATTATTCCTTCCCTCTTATCACTGAAAAGAGTTTCAAATCGATGaactaaataaacaaacacaaaatgaaaaactattCTAAATCTAAAACTAATTGatccaataaattttattaagctgtaatatattttaatcaatgtgtaatagatttgaatcaaTGTAAAACTGTATGGTTCAATAATTAATTCTACAAATAATGAATTCATATAGGAATGAATTGAATACGTTTGAAGTACTAGATAATTAAGCCGTTCTCTATCATTTATTTGTGTTCGAATTAACGTAATGAATACTCGAAAAATTCGAATATGCACAATTTCAAACCAGATTTATCACACAAATCTCAGTACACTAAATCCGGTAATATGACCATTTCTACAATAATTTATGACGTGTTATAATGTTATTGCACACAATGCTAATCtttgaaataatatttgttgttttttctgcATTTCTATAAACTGATAACtgcatatttataaaatatgaattatatttatagCACTAAACAAAACTGACCTTTAAAACGTAATTTTTGTTATCAGGCTCAGTATGTTGTTTGcctaaataaacataaatttaacaaaaactaattatcaatcatttgttataaatatacGCTAAATAGAATATCTAAATTATACCTATCTTTGGCTATATATAATAagtttttcattagaaaatgaaTGAACccattttctaatgaaaaacttaaaacatatgtatatcttaatgaaattgaaaacaCCCTCTGCCTTAAACACGCCATTGATCCCCTTCTCTTAAACCTAGTcaaaatgtatacaaaacaaaatttgaaaaaaaaaacgaatttttgtcaattttttgttttgctacgtatatttttaaatattgtgtttgtttataattaaaaatagtattGGCATAAGTTTgtgtgttttcttttgtttattttccttTCATTTTACGGCCGCacttaataaaaagaaattcataccACAAGTGTGCTAAAGAACACTGAACTTTTAGAAAATGTGTCCCAACAAAactaattaacacaattttgtaATCATAAATAATTTGTGTGAAATGCTTATAAACATTAACAACTAacgattatttaatttttttaataaatttatacaatattattaaattaattataatgttacaacataataaatacatttttgtacgGCTgccaaattatttaatatttaaatattttgttatatactCTACATTTTTGTACATGTTTGAAAACGTTTATGATCAATATGGTGAATGCTAGACatgctgtctgtctgtctttcttgCTATTTTACTTTTACACTTTGAAATGATTTGTCGTACTAGGCTTTATTTGTGAACATTTATAGATTGACCTACATAcattttgtgtgtttatttcaatacatttttaggtatttattatgtattaattttatttaatttttattattttcattttcagatGTATCTGCGTTTGTCTTCCAAAATAAAAAGGATGCTCTGCTAGTTTTAAAGCAACACAAAGATGCTCGTTTCAAAGAATTTCTCAATGAAGATGATGCCATTAAATATGCCCAAACTGGTTTTGAAATTgtgcaaaataaatacaatgatATTAAGAGTAAGTTGTTGGCCttgatattgaaatatttaatcaaTTGATTATTCATTCGATGGtagataaataatttttaaattaaaaagaaaatatggaagtttcgttttttaatttattttaaattttgttacttttaaaagtaaattaagTTTCATCTTACCTAACACTTTTGTTAAAACAAGAAAgtttttatgataaattttaaaaccctttactatataagtttgtcattccgtttgaaatgttaaaatttttcatttgcgaccccataaagtatatatatttccGATCGTTATAGATTGCGGAGTGGTTATATCCGTatccgcctgtctgttgaaatcaactttatgacggcctcaaataacttacaaacgtCAATGATACATAAATACATCGGGTATAGCcctggttcggttgctatttcaaatcGAGAAAATTAACCCACAAATGGCTATgttataaaaattcatattttattaaccaaattttgtttttttcacaataatactttttttttcccaaaaattcttttattcataaaaattcttttcagtaaaaatttttttcaataaaattttttaattcttcaccaaaaatgtcttttttaacaaacatttttctcaAAGATTTTGTCActgaaaattctttttatacccttcgccatgagtggcaagggtatatataagtttgtcattccgtttgtcattccgtttttggaaaaaacttttttaaaaaagatttgaaaaaaaaaaattaaaaaaaaatatttttaagtataatttggtgaagggtatataagattcggcacagccgaatatagctattttggattttttatgaaaaaaatttattttttattattacgaagaaaaaaacttttttgtgaaataagcttttttattttatcatgaaatttttttatatttaaaatcttaattcaattaatttttttcttttttcagctTCAACGGAATCCCTGGAGAAAGCTGCATTTCGAGCACCCACAAAACAACAGCTTATTAGATTTCGTCAAATCATTGAAGAGGATGACTGGAAACTTGTTAAGAAAATGATATGGGATAATCCACGATATCTAGTTAGTTCGGGTGATACACCCACAATTCTCAAAGAAGGCTATCGTTACAATGCCATGCATGTCTGTGCAATAACTCAATGCCCCAATGTGGCTAAACTAATACTTGACACAGTATCCGATCCGAAATTTGCGGATCTTTTGATGGGCAAGAAGAACGATGAGAAATCATGCAAGGAATTGTGCGCCAATCTATtggattattatttaaatataccgGAAAAGGGTAGAAATGAGACACCTCTAcatttggcctctaaatttggCTGGCCGGTTATGGTGGAAATATTAACATCTTATCCAGaatgtaaaatgttaaaaaatagtcAAGGTTTAACGCCAAGATTTGTAAGTTACTACATACAGTTAAACTTCCTTACACTATCTgagtttaaattgaaattacccggagtttttcataaatttccaaaaattcccAAATTTACTACCAATTAGAAACTCTACAATCAACCCAACTCAAATAAGAACTTAGATAGTAAAGGCAGCTTAAATCCAAATCAAAGATACCTATAATCTTAACTAAATTCTTTCAGATTATATGTGACCGTGGAAAGCGtgaaaattatgcaaaaattgAAGAACTTTTTGAGGAACGTTATTATGTGCCTGTTTTACGCTGTAATGATAGTTCTATACCAGCACAAATAGGTGAACCATTTTCGGCTAATAACCCACCAGtaagtttaaatatattttataatcaatttaaagaacacatataaatattatttctgtATCACTTTAGAATCTAAACTGTGATCCTTTAACTCCAGAAGTGGAAATTAAAGCTTTGGCTGGTCCCATGAGTGCAGAAAAAGCTAaggtatttaatttttcattaaaaagcattttgtttgaatttaccttatcttaaacttgaatttttagcaatttttccGACGATGGAAGACTCCTCCTAGACTGGGCAGCAACGTGTCTTCGCCGCTAGCTAACAATCCTTATATATCACCCATGAAGGCACGTAACAGTACACCCATTAGAACGCCTCGTGCTTCAAATAACAGCTTCAATTCACCCACTGCCAGTTTGCAAAGACGTTCTCTATTCAATTCCACGCCACAGCGCAAAGAACATAATGGTGTCATTGACTCGAATGGTTTTGATAAATCAATACTTGACGATACATTCGATGACAAACAGAATGGTAATCATGAAAATGACCACAATGAAATGCTTTCTTCAGACAAACTAGAAGAaactaacaacaataataatcacTTGGTCAAAATGCCAAATCCTCAAATGAATATGTTAAAATCGGCCCTGTGTCCTCGTACACCCTTGTTTAAACATAAGAACAATGCATTTTCCAATTATCGTGAACAGAACTTTGCCTCACCCATGGTGGGTACCATAGAGCTCACACAACAAATTAATGATTCCTTATTAAATGTATCAGATATTTACGATAGTCCCGGGTTTAGGGAACGTCACGTTAAGAACACCGATGCCGAGAAGGGCATCGAGTGTATTGGTCGAGTTTTGGCCAAGGAGCAAAATGTCGAATGGCGTGAATATTGGGATTTCCTAGAAGAATTGATTGATATTTCTTCcgaaaagggtatacaaaagtTGGAAAACTATCTGGCTCAACGTCAAGGTGAACAAGATGAACGCAATAATCGAACACAAAACTCAAAAAAGGCTGATATACTCGATGATGTTTGTAGTGCTTTGGAGAATTGCTTTAGAAACTCAAACACTGCAGCACCAGCTGCCATCACAACTACCAATACACATCAATCCACTACGCCCTACACTTATGTGGAAAAATCGCTACAAGTGCATGCCAGACGTATGACCAAAACCATAATACACAACATTGATAATGAGGTGTCCATTATTGATGCCTTGCTTTTGGAATTGCGCAGAGTTAAATCACTAATTTACTCCTTCAAAGAAGACGCCAGCTATGTAAAtgttaatttcgaaaaagtacattCTCGCATTGGTAATTTAGTGTcaatgtttttggaaaattcgcAAGAGGTGACCAAGCAAATGAAAGAGAAAATActaataattttgcaaaatctatcgCAAGCACAGGGCGAGAGACGCGAACACATGGAATGTGTTTGTTCACATATTTTCCATAAGTTGCAACATCCAAGTAAGTAtttagatttttggcctatataatgtaaatattaaacaaattatttttaaagctgAACAAATTCTGCCGGAAAATGTTAAAACCGAAGATATGTGTTCGAAAATTTGGTCTCAAGAGAAAAACTGTGATTGCCAGTGGGAGAGTAATTTAAGTCGCAAAACAAGTCGTCGTAATCGCATGGAAGCTAGATATAAAAATCACCAACGCCTTAAACAACAAGAAAAGGTGCAAAAAGATGTGGATCATACAATGGAAGCCAATAAAAGCGAATGGCGTAACACTACAACAGCTGCCACCATAAATGATTCTTCAGATGATGATGAGTTTtgggtaaatatttatttatatctgcatgtattgtatttatttcgaattgtttaatttgttttatttcaattaaagtcTGATTTTGGTGGTTCTGATACCGAAGAGGATGAAGTATTCCTAACACCATGCGAGAGTCCTTCACGTTTAAGTTTATCGGATGATACGGATGATGatagtaataaaatatttatttatgggtAAGACGAAATctgtttgttatattttttttttataagtttaaaaaattaaaaatttaaaaaaataaattttaaaatttttaaaaaaaattcaaaaatttaaaaaaaaattcaaaaatttaaaaaaaaaattttaaaaaaatgttttctacttgtttatttttatcaaccaaattaaaattttttcttaccAATAAAATTTGTCCATCATCTTTGCAGCAATGAACCCACTAAACGCGATTTGGATGTATTAAATGCTATTTTCCATATAACTATTGATAAGACTAAATATCCTAATATTCATTCCTGGAAATCCACCATAATGCGTTATCCAAATGAGGAAAAGGACTTGTAAgcttcaaattatatattttgtctctaaaaaaaacacatattaaCCGTAATCTTTATTTCCAACAGTTTCCCTTCGCCACGAATCGTTAAGAAATCTCATTCGTTTGTACAGCCACAGACACCAACCTCAATGCAAAAGACATACTCAATTGTACGCTCGAATACAAGTTCATCGATTTTACATTCACCTAGGTCGCAAACATCTTTGGTAACTACAACATCAGTATCATTATCAACATCAAGTGGTAGCGTTACAGGTAGTGGTGGACTCATTAAAGAAGCTATACTACAATTGCCAACACCAAAACGTTTATTTATGTCACCAGGGCGACCAAAATCAATGACTGCCAACTCATTAGCTAATAATACCAATTCGAATGTTACTACTGCGGCAACTGCTACAACTGCTACTATAACTACAACAGCTACTACTGCTACCATGAAATGGCCAGtccagcagcattttcaaactCAAAGACCAATTACGCCCCTCAACAAGTTACGTGGCCTTTTTAGTGCCTACCGCGAAAGCCAAGACAGTAGTCCGCTTTCATCTTCATCAACTTCACCCTAAAATTTGGATTGCATCCAATAATAACTAACAGTTTATTAGTGCTAAATATCTCAGCCTCAGTACACTTCAACTAAACTTTTCCTGAGACTTACACatattaatgttaatttttaaaacccatttttaattaagttttgttttttttattttaaacattttttaattgattttttttagtggcagtcttttattttgtttgtttctttactTACTGTAAACATCATTTTGATGATCGTTTATCTCCATGtgcttaaataaaatgaatttattattcTTCCCCATTTTTTCTACatacaattttatcaaaatttaagtaaaataatttaaactactTACACcctcactttttttctatactttttaacatcttatacatacatatacttacTTATAtatcaaacatattttatactgatatttaatttttttttttacattgttgcatataaaatatttatatatattacatACACATAGTATTATATTTAATGGCTTGAAAGAAAACTCAATATAATCAATCCATTACTcacattgaatttttatttgaattagtTTTTTCCCCAACAGAGAATTGGTAACGGAAAAGTGTGATATTTTGTTTGGAATGAAAACAAAGGATTGCTAATAATGGATtagatatatataaatttaagtttgcAGTAGTTTAGAAATCTACTATTGATTTAGCATTTAAAGTTAACAGCTCGTTTGCTTAATATTTGAGTGGTTATaggttttaataaaaagttatttgaAAACTTTAATGCTTTTCTTTAAAGTAAGACTGAATGAagcctgattacaaattttcaacagaTATTCAGAAAAgagcaaattaatttaaaaatctagaaaataataatatcaattgcgatttttcatttcaaattcagAAGAGAACAGTTGAAAAtgagattttcaatttaaagtttatttataagaacaattgaaatagtgattttttaattgaatttaaaaaagtttaagtgAATATACGATTTTCTAttttaagttcaattttagaaaacaacaattgaaaattagggttagattttaaatttcaaaaaggtCTATAGAATATTAAGTACTTAACAAATGTAATTAACATTTGAAACATAACATTAAAGGAAAGTAAGGGTGCgttcgtaaatgcagtaaattaTTGTACCACTGATGCAATGCCCTGCAAATTTTTGCAATAGTAAACTAAATGATGCGGTGGTTTCATAAATTTGAGGCATCACTGCCAGCAATATTCATTAAAAAACGTTTGGTGTAAAGCAATTATTGCAAATATGCTTTTTCAAACGCTAAACTATATTGCTGCAATTATGCAATATTATTGCATTTACGAACGCACCCTAGTTTGTTTTATAACGAACTTTTGTAATCACCATCGTAAAGAATCCGCAAAACAACTaccaaattggaaaattttctaaTGTAATTTGTAGGGGTGTGCGATTAATCGATTAGTCAAACATCCTGATTAATCAAATTTCTGATTAATGCAATTAATCGAACATTTTCATTAGACAGACTGCGATTAATCGATTAGTCAAACATCCTGATTAATCAAATTTCTGATTAATGCAATTAATCGAACATTTTCATTAGACAGGCTCACTGAAAAATGTCtcctaaaatatttcaaacattttttttttagttttttgaaaatatttgtattttctccCAAATCATTTGAAAGATTTCATCCAGCCGCATATTTTGAAAATGGTCCAACAATATCACTTTTACTTCTCCATACGAAGTGAGTCGCTTTAATATTCATGATTAATGGAATAATTCtgattttgattatttaaaGTTTCATGTAGAATTGATTACACAGATTATTATAGATATGAAACAAATGGCAGTTCTCAAAAACGTAATATCGAACCGTGTGGTTATTTTGACGTTCTACAACCACAGTAAAactgatcgtaattttcttatttaagattatggcattcgatatcgactacaaaatttagtacattttattataatttcgactcgaaataattttttttaatgcggTAATTAGGCCGCTGGTTTGCAGAGCGAGagataaaaatgcaattttcaatAGACCACGAGTGAGATATATATCTGTGTAAATAATTCGAGGGTGTATACtacgtttgtgctgatgtttgtaacgctcaagAATATTAATCTAagaatattaatctaacacaaTCCGTACCTCCGTTCATCTGGCTGGTTTATGGTAGTGGTTACTGCGTAACACAATTCGAAAATGTTCGAAAATGTGTGCTAAAtacatagagaacatagagcggaaaatcgaaaaaaactcaaacaaagaaattactcaaaataatcacacatacaagtgttgtttttgttttcacatagtttttttactaatacattctcaccacataggtgtttgacaactgagttaggtctttgacaggagctctatgtgttttctctatggctAAATACATtgtcagcccaattatgaataaaaaattccgcgggagttttttcttattgaaattgaataggaaaaatgagaaaagggaaaaaactcccgcggaatttttattcataattgggctgtgtaattcgaaaagatttcctttcgaatcgaattagggaGTAACCCCCAGGTCGcatttttttttggcccaaggacgaagcctattggttctaatcggtccattatttcatctagcccccatacaaatgtcaatATAAGTTCAGAATTAGTCATTCGAAAATGACTTTGACATaatctcttaaaattttttatatcaagTAGTGTTTTGCATCAAATGCACTGTAGTCATGTATTTCCGAACAGATCCACATTCTAAGTTCCTATATTTAGACATCAGCAGACTTAGGGCCTGATTCAGTAACACGAAaggataacaattttaaaatgtttcatacaaacatacaaaatcgcacaggttttaaataatttatgagtgtttttcatacaaaagtttgaaaattgttttcctttcgtGTTTCTGCATCAGGACCTTATATAAAACTAGATACAGTACTGACTACATGTATGTTATACAACAAATTTAGGTAACTAATGCACTTTTTCGTTACCCTATTTATAAACCACAGTttcatttatgtatttttgtttgcatgtttaatttttctctTGAAATTCCTGACATACAattgcattaattttttttatatgtatttaaattaactattttaaccaacaaattaatatattatataaacattatgtaatattaaatattgatttttgaaaCAGACTTATATTAAGTGCTATAAGCATTATGTAATATGGCTTTTCCGaagaataaaataatgaaagaataacatttttgttttcttttgttagtaaaattcttttaaaaaaatcatgaatatttttaaataaacgttAAATTGCCGATATtgaaagtaaaaacaaaattgttttattaaagcaAAAGAAAAAGTGTAAATCACATGTGACTCCTCCTATATCTGTACTTCAAGTGTAAAATTAATGATGTGTTGAGA belongs to Calliphora vicina chromosome 4, idCalVici1.1, whole genome shotgun sequence and includes:
- the Ankle2 gene encoding ankyrin repeat and LEM domain-containing protein 2 homolog, whose translation is MPYYGLYIPVKGGATSTNGANSTNASTLADTTSGGGDVNKDNNETDVSAFVFQNKKDALLVLKQHKDARFKEFLNEDDAIKYAQTGFEIVQNKYNDIKTSTESLEKAAFRAPTKQQLIRFRQIIEEDDWKLVKKMIWDNPRYLVSSGDTPTILKEGYRYNAMHVCAITQCPNVAKLILDTVSDPKFADLLMGKKNDEKSCKELCANLLDYYLNIPEKGRNETPLHLASKFGWPVMVEILTSYPECKMLKNSQGLTPRFIICDRGKRENYAKIEELFEERYYVPVLRCNDSSIPAQIGEPFSANNPPNLNCDPLTPEVEIKALAGPMSAEKAKQFFRRWKTPPRLGSNVSSPLANNPYISPMKARNSTPIRTPRASNNSFNSPTASLQRRSLFNSTPQRKEHNGVIDSNGFDKSILDDTFDDKQNGNHENDHNEMLSSDKLEETNNNNNHLVKMPNPQMNMLKSALCPRTPLFKHKNNAFSNYREQNFASPMVGTIELTQQINDSLLNVSDIYDSPGFRERHVKNTDAEKGIECIGRVLAKEQNVEWREYWDFLEELIDISSEKGIQKLENYLAQRQGEQDERNNRTQNSKKADILDDVCSALENCFRNSNTAAPAAITTTNTHQSTTPYTYVEKSLQVHARRMTKTIIHNIDNEVSIIDALLLELRRVKSLIYSFKEDASYVNVNFEKVHSRIGNLVSMFLENSQEVTKQMKEKILIILQNLSQAQGERREHMECVCSHIFHKLQHPTEQILPENVKTEDMCSKIWSQEKNCDCQWESNLSRKTSRRNRMEARYKNHQRLKQQEKVQKDVDHTMEANKSEWRNTTTAATINDSSDDDEFWSDFGGSDTEEDEVFLTPCESPSRLSLSDDTDDDSNKIFIYGNEPTKRDLDVLNAIFHITIDKTKYPNIHSWKSTIMRYPNEEKDFFPSPRIVKKSHSFVQPQTPTSMQKTYSIVRSNTSSSILHSPRSQTSLVTTTSVSLSTSSGSVTGSGGLIKEAILQLPTPKRLFMSPGRPKSMTANSLANNTNSNVTTAATATTATITTTATTATMKWPVQQHFQTQRPITPLNKLRGLFSAYRESQDSSPLSSSSTSP